One Desulfobacterales bacterium genomic window carries:
- a CDS encoding CHASE2 domain-containing protein → MSFLKKYKKFGSISISIVIIFFSTILYVTGIPFFDLMELKTIDLRFISRGNKSPGHEVVLAVVDEKSIDKEGKWVWPRTKIADLINKLSDAESKVVGFDIGFVDPDDKGVLKLIGGIQNKVNFFGVQNKSFDKYLNELKVLSDHDEILADAIKKSKSKIVLGYFFQTESTSQSHVTEEEIKVNHESIKGSKFNIVRYESKSALKLSFLETKMPEANIPKISSASPYCGFFNMFPDSDGVVRRSPAILSFKEDLYAPLALKCLSAYLDSPLSVYIADYGIREIGLDKVKIPTDEYGRITINYRGEDRIFPHISVTDILNGEIAKDVLKDKIVLVGVTAVAVYDLRVTPFSTVAPGLEVHANIIDSILKEDFLYQPSWAAIFDVLAFSLESLFIGAALPFLGIISGLITCFLLFICHIYLCNYLFSHSGIILNLVYPLVTIIVTYGAGTVYQYFLESSQKKFIKDAFSTYLAPNVVKQLIDSPEKLVLGGEQRQITAFFSDVQGFTSISEKLSPSDLVELLNEFLTEMTDIILKYEGTVDKFEGDAIIAFFGAPNDMPDHGQVACMACIDMQKRLSELRESWRQRNKPELKMRIGLCSGSAVVGNMGSKSRMDYTMMGDTVNTAARLEGVNKVYGTYVLVSNSTFKYTDERVVSRELDSIIVVGKIEPVPVYEIVGFRKEISPKMLKVLDSYSEGLSAYRRKEWDNAINLFNAALSLQPDDPPSKIMIDRCKEYKLKPPPDNWNGAFTMKSK, encoded by the coding sequence ATGTCATTTCTTAAAAAGTATAAAAAATTTGGTTCTATTTCTATTTCGATTGTAATTATTTTTTTTAGTACAATTTTATATGTTACGGGAATTCCTTTCTTTGATTTGATGGAATTAAAAACTATTGATTTAAGATTTATTTCTCGTGGAAATAAGTCTCCTGGACATGAAGTTGTTCTTGCAGTTGTAGATGAAAAAAGTATCGATAAAGAGGGAAAATGGGTATGGCCTAGAACAAAAATAGCTGATCTTATAAACAAGCTTTCAGATGCTGAATCTAAGGTTGTAGGCTTTGATATTGGTTTTGTTGATCCTGATGATAAAGGAGTTCTAAAGCTTATTGGCGGAATTCAAAACAAAGTTAATTTTTTTGGAGTACAAAATAAATCTTTTGATAAATATTTAAACGAGCTAAAAGTTTTATCTGATCATGATGAAATTCTTGCTGATGCAATAAAAAAATCAAAATCAAAAATCGTATTAGGATATTTTTTTCAAACAGAATCTACTTCTCAATCCCATGTTACTGAAGAAGAAATCAAAGTTAATCATGAAAGCATAAAAGGGTCAAAATTTAATATCGTTCGGTATGAATCTAAGTCAGCACTTAAATTATCCTTTCTTGAAACAAAAATGCCCGAAGCTAATATACCTAAAATTTCAAGTGCTTCCCCCTACTGCGGTTTTTTTAATATGTTTCCGGACAGTGATGGAGTAGTCAGAAGGTCCCCAGCAATTCTTAGCTTTAAAGAAGATCTTTACGCCCCTCTTGCGTTAAAATGTTTGAGCGCATATTTAGACAGCCCTCTTTCAGTATATATTGCTGATTATGGGATAAGGGAAATAGGTTTAGATAAAGTTAAAATTCCAACTGATGAATATGGACGCATAACCATAAATTATAGAGGAGAAGACAGAATTTTTCCTCATATATCTGTAACGGATATTTTAAATGGTGAAATTGCAAAAGATGTTCTAAAAGATAAAATTGTTTTAGTTGGCGTTACCGCTGTAGCTGTTTATGATTTACGGGTTACTCCTTTTTCTACGGTTGCTCCAGGGCTTGAAGTTCACGCAAACATAATTGATAGCATACTTAAAGAAGATTTTCTTTATCAACCGTCATGGGCAGCTATATTCGATGTGCTTGCTTTTAGTTTAGAATCTTTATTTATTGGGGCAGCACTTCCATTTTTAGGCATTATATCTGGTTTGATAACTTGTTTTTTACTTTTTATCTGTCATATTTATCTTTGTAACTATTTATTTTCCCATAGCGGAATTATTTTAAATCTTGTCTATCCTCTTGTAACTATAATTGTTACCTATGGTGCTGGAACTGTATATCAATATTTTCTCGAATCAAGTCAGAAAAAATTTATCAAAGATGCTTTTTCAACGTATCTTGCACCAAACGTTGTTAAACAGCTCATTGATTCCCCAGAAAAGCTTGTACTTGGAGGGGAGCAGAGACAAATTACAGCTTTTTTTTCAGATGTTCAAGGATTTACCTCTATATCTGAAAAATTATCACCATCAGATCTTGTTGAACTTTTAAATGAATTTTTAACTGAAATGACAGATATAATTCTAAAATATGAAGGGACTGTTGATAAATTTGAAGGGGACGCAATAATTGCTTTTTTTGGTGCTCCGAATGATATGCCGGATCATGGCCAAGTAGCATGCATGGCTTGTATTGATATGCAAAAAAGGCTATCTGAACTTAGGGAAAGCTGGAGACAAAGAAATAAACCAGAACTGAAAATGAGGATAGGTCTTTGTTCAGGTTCTGCTGTTGTAGGAAATATGGGTTCAAAAAGTAGGATGGACTATACAATGATGGGAGATACTGTTAATACTGCAGCAAGGCTCGAAGGTGTTAACAAAGTTTATGGAACTTATGTTCTTGTAAGTAATTCAACATTTAAATATACTGATGAAAGAGTAGTTTCAAGGGAATTAGATTCAATCATTGTTGTTGGAAAAATAGAACCTGTTCCTGTTTATGAAATTGTAGGTTTCAGAAAAGAAATATCGCCAAAAATGTTGAAAGTTCTTGATAGCTACAGTGAAGGCCTTTCAGCTTATAGAAGAAAAGAATGGGATAATGCTATTAATTTATTTAATGCAGCACTTTCTTTACAACCAGATGATCCTCCAAGTAAAATTATGATTGATAGATGCAAAGAATATAAACTAAAGCCTCCTCCAGATAATTGGAATGGAGCTTTTACAATGAAGTCAAAGTAA
- a CDS encoding SpoIID/LytB domain-containing protein produces the protein MKKSLIFLSILLCAGFLHKIGYCEYNYNEESAFKLAADYLNKGMYLEALGMYQEVIESSRDANTKAKALFFMANTNSLYLDQYNEALKIFETVINQYSKTPSASDALFNKGSVLYELGRYKEAYEIFTKYIKDYPKGMRILSAEVYASSSKSLITEEKITKLPLPEQETLIIKDNKLRVLIKENVQKIELNSNKIIQIYDYFTDKIIFSGKGPLSVLASRNKLWINGKEISGKKYRVKTESEILNVDNINYRGEIIIQLEQNGILAINYLSVEDYLYGVVPKEMPYSWEKNALMAQAVSARTYALYIKEKSSDKPYDVYATTTSQVYGAFDAEVEKTNNAVDLTRDQVMTYDGKLIVAYFHSNSGGYTEESGNVWSANIPYLESVPDKYSENIQNGEWDYFISYSDLRNKLVAGGVEVGKINKLEPMGISKSGRILKINIVSDRGNVQLTSNNFRIKVGGTLLKSTLCSISNSSSGVIFKGKGYGHGVGLSQWGANKMAAIGNDYKEILKHYYKNIKIVKINYN, from the coding sequence ATGAAAAAAAGTCTAATATTTTTATCGATATTGTTATGTGCAGGTTTTTTACATAAAATAGGATACTGCGAATATAATTACAATGAAGAAAGCGCCTTTAAATTGGCGGCAGATTATTTAAACAAAGGTATGTATCTTGAAGCACTTGGAATGTATCAGGAAGTAATTGAATCTTCCCGTGATGCGAATACAAAAGCTAAAGCTCTTTTTTTTATGGCTAACACAAATAGTCTATATCTTGATCAATATAACGAAGCATTAAAAATATTTGAAACAGTAATAAATCAATATTCTAAAACACCGTCAGCATCTGATGCCTTATTTAATAAAGGCTCTGTTCTGTATGAACTTGGACGGTATAAAGAAGCTTATGAAATTTTTACAAAATATATAAAGGATTACCCTAAAGGGATGAGGATTCTTTCAGCAGAAGTTTATGCTTCGAGCTCAAAATCCCTCATTACCGAAGAAAAAATAACAAAATTGCCACTACCTGAGCAAGAAACCTTAATAATTAAAGATAACAAGCTTAGAGTACTTATTAAAGAAAATGTTCAAAAAATCGAATTAAACTCTAATAAAATTATTCAAATATATGATTATTTTACAGATAAAATTATCTTTAGCGGTAAAGGTCCTTTGAGTGTATTAGCGTCGAGAAATAAATTATGGATTAATGGAAAAGAAATAAGTGGAAAAAAATATAGAGTTAAAACTGAATCAGAGATATTAAATGTTGATAATATAAACTACAGAGGAGAAATTATAATTCAACTGGAACAAAATGGAATTTTAGCTATTAATTATCTTTCTGTTGAAGATTACTTGTATGGAGTAGTTCCAAAAGAAATGCCTTACAGCTGGGAAAAAAATGCACTTATGGCGCAAGCTGTATCTGCAAGAACTTATGCTCTTTATATAAAAGAAAAAAGTTCGGATAAACCCTATGATGTTTACGCTACAACTACTTCTCAAGTTTATGGAGCATTTGATGCTGAAGTTGAAAAAACTAACAATGCTGTTGATTTAACACGAGATCAAGTTATGACTTATGATGGGAAATTAATAGTAGCTTATTTTCATTCTAACAGCGGAGGTTATACTGAAGAATCAGGTAATGTATGGTCTGCTAACATCCCTTATCTTGAGAGTGTGCCTGATAAATACAGTGAAAATATTCAAAATGGAGAATGGGATTATTTTATATCCTATAGTGACCTTAGAAATAAGCTTGTAGCAGGCGGTGTTGAAGTTGGCAAAATTAATAAGCTTGAGCCTATGGGAATATCTAAGTCTGGAAGAATATTAAAGATTAATATTGTTTCAGATAGAGGAAATGTTCAATTAACAAGTAATAATTTTAGAATTAAAGTTGGAGGTACTCTTCTTAAAAGCACTCTTTGCAGTATTTCGAATAGTTCATCTGGAGTCATTTTTAAGGGAAAAGGTTATGGTCATGGTGTCGGATTAAGTCAGTGGGGAGCTAATAAAATGGCAGCAATTG